A stretch of DNA from Myotis daubentonii chromosome 12, mMyoDau2.1, whole genome shotgun sequence:
CAGCTAGGGAAGCTGGACAAGCTGGAGGGGCGTGGCCAGGCCCTGTGGACCGCCGGGACCTCTGCTGTGACCACGGGCAAGTTCAGTCCTGTCTCTCCACCTTGGtttgctcatctgcaaaatggactTAACATTCTTTGCCCCCTCTTCCTACTCAGTGCTTTGTGGCTCATTGTAGGGACCCAACAGGTTGCTGTGAGTGTAATTAAGAACATTATTTAAATGAAGGGACTGAAACAGACAATGTTCTGTGCTAAAAGAGTAGACTAGCTACTAGCAACCTGGGCGAcaccagaaaggcagcctgaatcCAGGTGGATGAAAGCTGGCTCcgttttaaaaaagaacatttgcaGTAATTTTTGTCCAATATTCTACCACTGCACCTCATTCCATTCATCCCTGATAGACATTTTATAAAACTTGGCCTACACTAGCCACTACCGAGACCCTAGAGATGACTTTTCTGTAGGGtggccagatttagcaaataaaaatacagggcacccagttaaatgtgaatttcagatCCTAAACAACTGATTCGTGTAATTACGTCCcctgcaatatttgggacatatttgTGCTAGAAAGTCATTCATTACCGAGGTGGCAACCCTACTTACTTAGGTACCATATGTCACAGCCGACAGGAGGCGGTGATGAACATCCCGCTGACATTCCAGAGGTGCCCAGGGCACCCACATTTTCGAATCTGCAGCCTCCCCACTGGCACAAAGGGGAGTTGTTGCATTTTATTTAAGTAGTAAATCACGCCACGCTTTTCAACGTCAGAGTACTCTGTGCTCAAAAACCTTTAAACAGCTGGGGCTAACCTTGAAGTGCCCAAGGGCAGGAGGACTGTGCGATCCCTGGGTTTGCAGAGGGAAACTGAGTCAGGGGGAAACTCGATCAAACAGCAGAGGGTCGGGACTGAGCACACCCAGCTCCACTCTGCAGAGGGGCTTCTAGAAAAACAGCCATGACGACTGTGCCaggccctcagcctgtcctgtgctcCCGGGACTTGCTAGTTCCCTCAAAAACCCTAAAGAGGCATCGTTGTCCCATCTCACAGCAGCAGCTTAGAGGGGGTATGGGCCATGGCCAGGGCTGCCGAGGCGGAGCAGGCTCAAGGCACTCGGGGCAGACAGGCCGGCAgcacctccccctctcctctctgggaaAGACCAGGTCACAAGTCCCAGGTGTGGCAGGTTTAACTGACTGCCAATCAAAAGGCTTGCCTGGCCCTTTAAGGTGTGAAAGTCAACAAGAGAGGGAGTTTTTACAAAGAGTTGAAAGCCAGGACCTGGCTCACGGAAGATGGGATGTGTCTGTGTGAGGACCGCACCCCCGCTGAGACCCTCCTGAAGTTTGCACGAGGGGCCTGACCTTGACCTTGAGCAAGCTAACAGGTGACCAGGTGTGTCAGCCACACTGCGTTAATGTCAGACATTCTCATCACGTAACTTAGATTCTGTGGGGACATCTCCCCCTAAAGAAAAGTTAGACCTGGTAGCAGGGGGGCTTCTGCTCAGCAGGCCCAGCAGGGAGCTCCCAATCCACCTCCCACGCGGCCAGCTGGCCCCACGGGcgccctggcctgggaggggagggcacctCTGGGCGGTGGAGACCTTGGCTCGCATGGAGTCTGCATTTGGGATTCTTTTTAGCGGCACCAAAAAGGCACGGTGGGTAACGGGCCTGATCTCCATCTCCACCCTCCGATGCAGAAGGATACAGGGCGACGTAGGGCGCCGCCCGGTACACGTTCCCGTTGAAACGGAACACGCAGAGGAGCAGGATGAAATCTGGGGGGAAAGGCTCCGTGtgagggggaggcggggccagggcagtgccgggggtgggggggttggaggggtggaggctggggggctagaggggaggaggggggagggggagggcgccTCACCCTGTGCGATGAGAATGGGGTACTCCAGATAGGTCAGCAGCGGGTACTCGTAGTAAACCTGGTACCGGAGGAACACCAGGAacctggggagagggaggcaccCCTGAACTCGCTGCCCCGACAGGGAGGCCTGCCGCACCCAGAGTGGCTGCAGCCGGAAGGTGTGAGGAGGAAGATGGAACACAGGGTGGAATGTTCAGGTCATGATCTCTGTGGTTTTTGGAGCGTCCCTCCCGGCTGGGTTCTGGGTGTAACCCGCACGGGCGTTAGGATGGTCACAATGATTTTTACGGAGGGCAGTGGGCTGACCAGGATTGGAGATGGACAGGTCTGCTGTCCCCAGAGCTGGAAATCTGTCTGGACAGCTGTTCCAGTAACAGCAAAAGTGACAGCAGCCGTCtgtccgcccccacccccatcccccgcaGCCTCGGGGTCCTCTCTGTGCCCAGTCCTCTCACTGGCATCTCTGTGCACCAGCCTCCACACATGATCCCTGCCGGACCCTTAGACCAGCCACCCCGCTCCACAGCCACCCCGCTCCACGCCCACCCCAGGCTCCGGGGCCAGAGGAGCCGCAGCCCTGCCGGACCGCTGGTTTTTGCTCAGGAAACTGTTAGATAAGGtgacaggggaggggctgggtgaaggtCAAGCCCTGGCCTCCTTTATCTCCGGAAGCCGGGCAGGGAGTGGGCGGGCTCCTGGCTCTACGGGCACCTGCCAGTCCTCCCGGTGCAGGTTCACTCATCTTCCCGCCCGGGGGGTAGGGTCACTCGCCCTCCCCTCTGCCAAGCCTTCCCAGACAAGGCCTCCCATTGGCTgggcccctcaccccccgccgCCCTCCTTCCCAGACTGGAATCCCCATCCGGATCCCGGGGGTGCCCCACGGCTGCCCCTCCTGGAGCGCTGGTGCCAGGGCAGGCCCTCAGAGCCTCCGGGGAGATGGGAGCggggtgggcaggagagaagggggagcgAGGGGCTAGACCGCTAGGTTTCTAGGTTGTCCCCCTCATTCGAATCTTCCCGGCCAAGTCCTCCTAGTCTGCGACTTCCTGTAGGTCTTTAGAAACGGAGTCAGGGCCCCCACCCCGATTCTGATGGGTGAACCTTCATCTCCGGGAGcggcctctgccctccccttcaaCCCAGTGTCCCTCCTCCGCGGCCTCCAAAGAGCCCCCCCCATTCTCCCCatccgccccaccccgcccccaaacGTGGAGTTTTAAAGTCCCAGGGTCCTCGGAAAAGTCCAACCCCTCATCTTACAGGCGAGGAAACCgaggtcctggggggggggggggagttgggagtGATGTTCAGTCAGACCCCTGGAGGAGGGGTTCTGGGAGATGCATCCTGCTGCCGGTCCGCCCTGCGAACCTCGCCGGGGCGCTGCGATGCCCGTCACGCAGACAAAGCGGGGCGTGGCCCGcgcctggcggggggggggggggaagagggatgCGGTCATTCCCGGCGGCGGGTGGCGCTGCGCTCGCCAGTATCGCCCAGGCCCGCGGGGTGCGGTGTCCGGACACTCCCCCGGCTCAGGGACCGCTCGCCAGGCGAGAACGATTTCAGCTCCAGGGTGATCCGAACCACCGTGGAGGTGCGGCCGCGGGGACCCGGACGCCGCTGGGTGACAGGTGACGGCACCGGAGAGCCTGCAGGTGCAGCGGCCTGGCTCACGGCCACAGCCGCTTTCGTCACTCACGGGGGAGTGAGAGATGGTTGACTGGGTGCCGGTTTCTCATCTCAACGTGGGTGTGCGCGCTCGGGTCCTTCCACGCAGGAGGCTGGGCAGCAAATCACGAGGGGCAGCGATGCCCGGGAGGCGCCCTCCCCGCGGTCAGGGGCTCTCGCCCCGCaccccaccacctcctccccgGGCTCTCGGGGCTCCCGCAGGCAGAGGCGGGGGAGGAAGGCCCGGCCGCCAGGGCGCTTACCCCGCCAGCTCCAGCAGCAGGCTCGGGAGGCTGAGGCCCCGCGCGCTGCGCGCCGCCAGCAGGGCGGAGATCTGCGGCAGCTTGAGCGCCGCGCACACGCCCAGGGTGCTCCAGTTGCAGAACCACAGCAGCGCCGAGCCCATGGCGCCGGCCGCTCGGGGTCGGGGCGCGGGCTCCGCGGATCCCGCCGCAGCGCGAGGGGGAGCGGCTCCGCGCTCGGATGCTGGGCTGGCCCAGTCCTTCCGCCTTCCCTGGCCTCAGGCCTCCGCGGGTGCTTCGGCCCCGCCCAAGCCCGCCCAATAGGGGCCCGCCCCGCCCGAGCCCGCCCAGTCGGGGCCCGCCCCGCCCGAGCCCGCCCAGTCGGGGTCCGCCCAGCCCGAGCCCGCCCAGTCGGCCCGGGTCGGCGCTCCCGCCCGGACTACCCCGCCCAGCTAGTGTCCACTCCTCccacccggccccgcccctccctgtctGGCCACGCCCACCTAGAGACCCAATTGGTCTGGGGCGCCCCGCCCACGTCCGAATGGTCCAATCCGCTTCCACCCAGCTCCCGGGTCGCCCCGCCTAGGCCCGCCCAGGCCACAATGAGTCAGCCCTGCGCTGGGCCGGCTACGCCCGCTGCTGATTCACTTTTCCGCGTCAAGTCCACCCGCGCAGCTCTGAGCCCCGAGACCGCCTCCCCCGGCCCCGCCTTCTCACGGGCTGGGTGGGCAGACCCCGAAGGGCAGACGGGCACCCCTCGCAGGGGGATGTATTGTCGGCGGCTGAACGGCACCGGGTGTCTGACCGGTGGGCTCAGGCCAAACCTGGATTTAGCAACCTCCCTACTTGGGTTCAGgtcaggaaagaattcagaggcaagacccaaactataagagaacatttattgggtaaatcaCAGGAGTAcaagaagtaattcctagaagaaatgggcttaggaaacgagttatggaggtaaaggaagggcccttggaacttgggagtgaggaagctaatgataaagtgggggggggggcggtatccctgaaggggaggggaggggaggggaggggaggggaggggaggggaggggaggggaggggaggggaggggaggggaggggagggaagggaagggaagggaagggaagggaagggaagggaagggaagggaagggaagggaagggaagggagaggaagggagaggaagggagaggaaaggtaTGGGTCCGCTCCCgggagggagagcacactgggTCCTCCCTCCTACTGGCTTTAAGGGCGGAGATTGTAGGCAGCTCCCAGGGAAGATCTATAGAATTTCCTGCGGTTTTCCAGGTGGGTCCTTGCAGGGCTGTGGTCCCCACTGATTGGCCGGCACCTGGGCAGGGGGTCACTATtccatgcagctggtcctgagatcAGCGTGGCTGGTTTGGTTGCTTATCTGGCCCAGAGCTGcaatacaactgaggcctggatGTTATCTCccggaggaaaggtcagggggtctaaacccAGTGGCCAGGATAGCTAGggaaggaaaggtcaccctgggggcgagGCCCACCCTACCGCTGACTGTCCCTTGCCAGGCACCTGGGGCCTCCCGCCCGGCGCCCTTCCTACcaggcccatcgtccttgctctgctcacacCCGTCTAACTGCCTACAGCAGATGGACCGTCTTGTTGGGATTTTTCACTTCCTAAAAGTGTTTTTCTTTGGTTTGCTGACTACTTATTGCAGAGATTAAAGCGTGTAACGACCTTTACTACCGGCCTTTGTAGATGAGCATCCTCCTCCCTTTACAGACGGAAACGGTCCTGGGGAAGCTGGAGGACTCACAGTCCGGGGGGAACAGAGACTGCCCGGCTGAGAATGGGAGCGCCCTGCCCCGAAACCTCCTCCCCGGGGCTAGGGCCTTCCCCCGGAACCCGCCCCCGCCCACGCCTTGCACTGCGGCACTCCACAGTGGACATTTTTCTGAAGGCGGCAAAGGAGACTTCTGTTGATAAAGGAAGGCAACTTAGATGGCACAAAAGGAGGGATGGGCATTTTTCAAACTCAAAATTGCATGGGTATGGATCCAGGTTATGAAGCAGAAAAAAGCACACAATGCAATGCCAGCAGGATGGCTGGCTTTGTGCTCCTAacctcagcctctctgtgccccagcctccctcctccctcctccctcctcccccgggcctcccctggcctcccctggcCATCGTCCTCTCCCTCTGGAAAAAAGAGAGCTGGTTTCGAGTCCTCCTTCCAAAGCTAAAGGAGAATAGGATGTTTAGCAGGAAACTTTTAAGAGGAAAACAAAGATTatgcttgtgtgtatgtgtttagtCCTTATCTTTTAGGCATCCATCCTGAAATATTTACAGCTTAAATATTACGGTGTCTGGAATTTCCCTTAAAATGCTGAGGGTTTGGGTGAGAGGGTGGAGATGTAAAGTAAGATTAGTGTGAAGTGAACATTTTTGAGGTCAGTTATGGTAATAATAGGGCACATAATtcagccatatatatatacacattttctgTATATATTCACATGCCTCATGTATATAatgtataacacacacacacacacacacacacacacacacacacacacacactgacccagAATCTTCCTTTTAACAAAACTCCCGCATTGCACACACACCAATTAGGGAGTGTGACTGCGCCCCCTACAGGTCCCTTTCATCAAGACGGGTTCTCTTGGCCAGGCTTTGCCAAGGATAGCAGTGAGTTTGAAATGCCACTCCCTGACATGGGTTTAAAATGCACCTAATTgtcctcactggtttggctccgtggacagagtgtcagcccaggttcggttccagtcaagggcacgtgcccgggttgcaggctcgatccccagttgggggtgtgtaggaggcagccgatcaatgattctctctcatcactgatgtttctctctcccttcctctctgaaatcaatgaaaatatattttaaaaaaataataaataaaataaaatgcccctAATTGGCAAAGGCTGCCCGCTTTCACCACAGCCCTTGGGAAGGTAAGAGTCAACAccactcttcattttttttaaaatgtgccctgaccaggaattgaaccgtgacctccaggttcataggttgacattcaaccactgatcTACGCTGGCCAGGCGACACCACTCTTCTTTGGGTCACAGAAGTGCATGCTTGAGAACTCGATCGCCATGGTAAATTCAAAATGGGTCCTAGATGAGCCACTCGGACAGGGCCCTAGGAGACGATGGGATGTTCTGGAAGGACGAGGGGTCAGAAAGATCTCTGTCAAGGAGATGGCATGGATGAGAATTCGATTACAGACCATACAGCCTTCCTCTTCAGTGAGTGTATTAATTACCACCAGGAACATTAGGCAGTATGCTGCATCACCTACCAGCGTTACTGGCAATGCCGGCTTTGGTTCTTGAGTTCAGCAAAGAGAGAATTCAGAGCCAAAAACGCTAGCACAAGAGGAAGTGAATTTAACACGCAAAGTGAAAGTACACGGGACGAGAGGATTCGATCGGGCTGCTCAGAGTGCTGCCTCGGCCTCTTAGAAAGAAAGCCACAggcagaagtgagccagctgggccgCGTGGACTCGGGGAAACAGTTACAGGTTAGAGACGGGTTCAGGGGATTAGCCTGGGACGAGGTGCCGCTGCCTGCTggtcccctggttgcaagtctcctgggaacCTTAGAgcttagaaaaaagaaagcaaagatacatGCAGATAACTCTCTGCTTCGTTGTGTCGAGAAGTGACAGGGCCAGTTATGTAATGAGACCCTGGCTCCCACCTGGGAGAGTCCGGCCCAGGTGGCCACGCTGCTGGGCCATGTGGGTGTCCGTGGTCAGGTTGCTATGGAGGCCGCAGCACAGAGAGACCCCGTGGGCTGGAAGCCCGGGCCAGGAGCGCGGTGTAGATTTCAGGTCCCAGGCACGGAATGTTCTCTCCCGGAATAGACCGGAGCCCATCAAGGCCAGCAGCGCCGACGCGAAACCTTCCCTAACCCTCGCAAGGTCCCCGTCAGTGTGGCCACCGCCTTGGTCAGCTCACTGCCTGCTCATCTTCCAGGCGGTCCTCTGACCACTCTTCCTATGGCCAGACTCCTTCTCCCGTCCTCATCCATCCAGCACGGCTGAATGTCATTtccctgggtgctggggatggGGGGCCGGAATGACGTCATCTTTGTCCTTTCTCTgagggagcccacagcctggtgAGACCGATCTCTGCAGCAGGGCATGCTTCACCCAGGAACGGGTTAGATACGCTGGAGAGTAAGGAACTGCGTGGTCTGGTCAAGCCCATGAGGAAGGGGAGACTCCCCAGGTGAGGAGGTCCCTGGAgtggggtctttttaaaaaaatatattttattgattttttacagtgaggaagggagagggatagagagttaaaaacattgatgagagaggaacatcgatcagctgcctcctgcacactccctccccccccctccccactagggatatgcctgcaaccaaggtacatgcccttgactggaattgaacccgggaccattaggtccacaggccgacgctctatccactgagccaaaccgatcagggcaggAGTGCGGtcctgaaggatgagtaggagtccATCAGGGTGACAAGGTGGGAAGGGCATTTCAGGCAGGGAACAGCATGCACAAAGGCGTGGATAAGAGAGTGCGGGGTGTACAGTGTGGGGCAATGCAGGGAGGCAGGATCAAAATCCTGCTataagtctaaaaaaaaaaaaagcagacttATCGAAGGACTGTAAGCCGGGGAGAGCGACGGTCAGGTTTGCAGTTTAGGAAAATTACTCACCTGGGATACAGCGGAAGCGGCGCTCTCTGAGGCTGGAACTCGTTTACAAAGGGTTTCACCCAACTCGCTGTCACCCCGTCTCATCAGGTGAACAGTGTCAGTTCCATTTTATGGAGGAGAAAACTAAAGCCAGGACAGAGGCAGCGAGTGAAGGGCCGTGCAGCCCATCACGTAAACCTCCCTAGAGACTCCACGCTGCAAGCAGAAGTCGCTCTGCACCTGAGGTTTGAGAGCGAGCCCGCCTGCGCGGTGTGCtcagcctggggggcggggatcATATCGGGGTTTGGGTGCAGAACCTGGGGGCTCAGGGAGCCAACACCCTCACTCGCCACACGGGCAGGAAATGCGGTGCCAGTACCAGACCCCCGCCGTTCCCCGTCTCTTCTTAAGCTGTTACTTGCCGAGGAAAAGCACCCCACATAAACGTGCCGCGGAGGCCGAGTTGGTGTTGAAAACGTGGGATCTGACAGCTGGAAGTCACCCAGGAGGCTCCTGGGTTTGACTTCGGCCACCGAACACATGCGCCCAGCGGTTTATGTTCTGAGGACTCTGGGTCCCTGGGGCGGGGCGCTGGACAGCGCGGCGGGGCCTCAGCTGAGGACCTCCACTCTGCCGCTGGGCGCGTGTAAGACAGGAGTTGAATTGGGAGTGATCGCAGCACACGTgcgggccagcagggggcagcctgTAGCTTCGCATGTCCATCCGGGCTGCCTCTCCACCCCAGGGCGCCGCCAGGAGCCAGGCGCCAGGCGCCCGGGAGATGTGAGCCCTTTCCTTCCCGAAGACCATATCGGATCTGAGACAGAAAGTGAGCGGCATGGCAGGTGCCCCGAGGGaggccagcagggcctgggagaggtgCGGCACGGAGCCCTCCAGCCCCAGTGGTCTAGGAAGGGCTACTTTCCGTGTTCaggaatggctgggggagggggggggggctgagccCTGCCATGAGCTGGCCCAGCTGGCGGTGGCCATGGCCGTGGTCTGTGTCCTCCCAGGCGGACTCTCACGGGAAGTCTGGTAACAACAGGATGGAGGATCGGAGCGGAGCTTCCATCTGTGGGTGGCCCAGGTCACCCAGGGGAGGGAGGACGGAGCTCAGGGGAAGATGAGCCCCACCCCAAATAAATAGGATTCAGGTGGCATCTCCAGGCCAGGAGCAGGGAGGTCCGGAGCGGGGAGGGTCTGCAAGCTACTCAGCTCCTTCCTTTCCCAGCCCACGGGCCAGACCGTCCACAGACCCACATCCACCAGCAGCACCGACATGGTAGAGCCTGGGCGGGGAAGGGGCAGCTGCCTCCAGCCAGTTCTGTCACCTGTGGGACTTAATTACTTACTCCTTTACCCTCAGCTGTGCCCTCCTCAGCCTTtcacagagtttatttttattgcttgctCTGTGCAAAGCGCCTGCCCCTTCTGGTTTAGCTCCTGCACCTGTAACGTGTGAAGGCTTagactaaaccagtggttctcaaccttggctgcacattagaatcccctgggaatctttttaaaatcctgatttctgggcctcatcctccggaaattctgtttctttgttactaatgttgtggccccaccccatcacaaagaaacagaatttccggaggatgaggcccagaaatcaggattttaaaaagattcccaggggattctaacgtgcagccaaggtggagaaccactgtgctaaacgGTATCTCAAGGACCTTGCAACCCAGAGTCATAACTGTGGCTGCAGCGATGAGGAGGGACCAGGCCTCATGGGCctccatttgggggtggggctggcgtgGGGGCTGATTTCCCCGATAGCTCAGTGTTGGGCTCACTTCCATGTCTACCTTTAAGCTGGGAaggagaatttatttatttttaaaaaaaatatttttattgatttcagagagggagagaaagatagaaacatcaatgagagagaatcatggaccggctgcctcctgcacgccccctactggggttcgagcccgcaaccggggcatgtgccctgacggggaattgaaccctaacctcctggttcataggttgatgctcaaccactgaaccacactggccaggctaaactGGGAAGGAGAATTTCGATGGCAAAGTGAGGACAGGAGGCAGCCGCAGAGCCacgctggggcctggctgctggtGTGAGTTGGtaccacctggccctgccccaggctccctTCTGGGCTGACTCCTTAGCCTTCCGAGGCACCAGGCATTTGCTGCAATTACAGCAAGATTCTGGCAAAGCGGAGACTGGCCCTGCACAACACAAATGTTTCCTTACAAGCTCACCCCTGCAGACAGGGGTGAGCTCACTGCGCCTCTGAGGGCAGGCCCGGCCGGGGACCGGCGTCTGCGCACCTGCTGGCTGGACTCCCCTGCTGCTCACAGCggggggacccccctcccccaggctcagcACAGGGGCTGTGAGGCACTGAGGTGCATCCGGGTCCCCGAGAGACCGCCTCCTCCAGAGCTGGTTCCCACGGCGCCTTCCCTGCGAGCGGCCAAAGGGCTCTGAAGAGTCTGCGCCAGGTTTGGGGGCGCAGCTTCTTCCTCCGTGGCCATCTCTCCATTACCCTCCATTCACTCAGCACCACCACTGCCCAGCACCCAGAGAGCTTGTGGCACGAGCAGGGGGCCCCTCCGCCCAGCCCCCAGGGCTGCCCACCCCTAACCTGGTACACTTTCGCCTCCTTCCTGCGTCTCCCTGGACCTCCCTTTGCGGAGCCACACGGAGCCGCTTGTCATGTCCAAGGTGTGCCCGAGTGCCTGGTCTCTCTTCCCAGCCCCAGCCACCCTGCAGGACTCGCCGGCCCCTCACTGAGGGGtcttcctcccccccgccccatctgGACAGAGGCGCTCAGCCCCCCAACCGCGGCCGGGAAAGCTGCCCGCGGGGGGCTGGCATCTGAGTGTCCTCCCAGGAGCCACGTGCCAGGCCACGCTCAGGCCCTCCCAGGAACCTACTGGCAGGCCCAGTCCCTGATCGTGGCGGCGCCCGGGCGTGCAGCTTAGAAGCAACACAGTGGCATCATTGCGGGAGCGGGTGGCACCCCGGGCCCCTAACCCCCTGCTCTAATCGTACGGGCCGAGCCACGGCCATCGTTTGTCACCACTTCCCAGGTAGACGCCCGAACCCTCAATCAGCAGGCCCGGCCGCGGAGGAGTAAATAAACAGCGGGCCGGCCGGCCGCGCGCTGTAATTAGCACCGCCATTCGGCTACAGGAAAGTAAGACGTTTCATTCCAGGCTCTGCCCGGGGTGAGCTGCTGCTAGGGAACAGCCCAGCCCGTGTGGGAACACGCTGGGAGCTGCGAGGCGGGAGGCGGCGTAGCACGGAGATGGGATcttgtgagcggggctggcatgCACTCCCCACATTTCCGTCCCGTGTATACCTCCC
This window harbors:
- the SLC66A3 gene encoding solute carrier family 66 member 3 isoform X4 encodes the protein MGSALLWFCNWSTLGVCAALKLPQISALLAARSARGLSLPSLLLELAGFLVFLRYQVYYEYPLLTYLEYPILIAQDFILLLCVFRFNGNVYRAAPYVALFVTSWFLLTLQKWIIDLAMNLCTFISAASKFAQLQCLWKTQDSGAVSALTWGLASYTSAILTRFVVTLALNLWVTATVLRYRKTGVKAE